One part of the Marinobacterium rhizophilum genome encodes these proteins:
- the betC gene encoding choline-sulfatase, which yields MSKTKPNILFIMADQLAASALPVYGHPLVKTPNLSALAEQGVVFDSAYCNSPLCAPSRFVLMSGRLPSKIGAYDNAAELPADVPTFAHYLRHLGYRTALSGKMHFCGPDQLHGFEERLTSDIYPADFGWSVNWDEFETRPTWYHNMSSVTQAGPCVRTNQLDFDDEVVFNARRYLYDRARSSDERPFCLTVSMTHPHDPYAIPQEYWDRYSNDEIDLPSVTIAPEDQDPHSARLRFVYEMDKTEITEQQVRNARRAYYGAISYVDDQIGTLLKTLKETGLDENTIIVFSGDHGDMLGERGLWYKMSWFENSARVPMIVHAPAHFDAARISASVSTLDLLPTFVDMASNGEFSGYATPIEGRSLVPHLQGSKGHDEVIGEYMAEGTIAPVLMIRRDNYKFIYCPTDPAQLYDLAADPQELHNLAQTPEQAERVESLLQEVSERWDLDALHQDILWSQRRRRLVAAALSQGKVTAWDHQPFVDASTQYMRNTIDLDDLERRSRFPQVE from the coding sequence ATGAGTAAAACCAAACCCAATATTCTGTTCATTATGGCCGATCAGCTGGCGGCATCGGCGCTGCCGGTCTACGGTCATCCGCTGGTCAAGACGCCCAACCTCAGTGCCCTGGCCGAGCAGGGCGTGGTGTTCGATTCGGCCTATTGCAACAGCCCGCTCTGTGCACCGTCGCGTTTTGTGCTGATGTCCGGGCGCTTGCCTTCAAAGATCGGCGCCTACGACAACGCCGCCGAACTGCCGGCCGATGTGCCGACCTTTGCGCACTATCTGCGCCACCTGGGTTACCGCACCGCGCTGTCCGGCAAGATGCACTTCTGCGGCCCGGATCAGCTGCATGGCTTCGAAGAGCGCCTGACCAGCGATATCTATCCGGCGGACTTTGGCTGGTCGGTGAACTGGGACGAATTCGAAACCCGCCCGACCTGGTACCACAACATGTCGTCCGTAACCCAGGCCGGGCCCTGTGTGCGCACCAATCAGCTCGATTTTGACGACGAGGTGGTGTTCAACGCCCGTCGCTACCTGTACGACCGTGCCCGCAGCAGCGATGAGCGTCCGTTTTGCCTGACGGTGTCCATGACCCACCCCCACGATCCCTACGCAATCCCGCAGGAGTACTGGGACCGCTACAGCAATGACGAGATCGACCTGCCCAGCGTAACCATTGCGCCCGAAGACCAGGACCCGCACTCCGCGCGCCTGCGTTTCGTCTACGAAATGGACAAGACCGAGATCACCGAGCAGCAGGTTCGCAATGCCCGCCGGGCCTATTACGGCGCCATCAGCTACGTTGACGACCAGATCGGCACGCTGCTGAAGACGCTGAAGGAAACCGGGCTGGACGAGAACACCATCATCGTGTTCTCCGGCGACCACGGCGACATGCTCGGCGAGCGCGGCCTCTGGTACAAGATGAGCTGGTTCGAGAACTCGGCCCGCGTACCCATGATCGTCCATGCGCCGGCGCATTTCGATGCCGCCCGCATCAGTGCCAGCGTATCCACGCTGGATCTGCTGCCCACCTTTGTCGATATGGCCAGCAACGGCGAGTTCAGCGGCTACGCCACGCCGATCGAGGGGCGCAGCCTGGTACCGCACCTGCAGGGCAGCAAGGGGCATGACGAGGTAATCGGTGAATACATGGCCGAGGGCACCATCGCACCGGTACTGATGATTCGTCGCGACAACTACAAGTTTATCTACTGCCCGACAGACCCCGCCCAGCTGTATGACCTGGCGGCCGATCCGCAGGAGCTGCACAACCTGGCGCAGACACCGGAACAGGCGGAGCGGGTCGAGTCCCTGTTGCAGGAAGTGAGCGAGCGCTGGGACCTGGACGCACTGCACCAGGACATCCTCTGGAGTCAGCGTCGCCGTCGCCTGGTCGCCGCTGCGCTGAGCCAGGGCAAGGTAACGGCCTGGGATCACCAGCCGTTTGTGGATGCCAGCACCCAGTACATGCGCAATACCATCGACCTTGACGACCTGGAGCGCCGTTCGCGCTTCCCGCAGGTGGAGTGA
- a CDS encoding choline sulfate utilization transcriptional regulator, which yields MPKANFLPPTPSLQAFEAAARLHNFTAAARELDSTQSAISQHISRLEEDLGVQLFQRLHRGVRLTAGGELLFDAVSESLNRLHKGIAAVQQKQAKVIINVATDFALAAFWLVPRLADFRALYPDTEVRVITAQHQITPDQADIDVAINFGDGSEAPGRSVPLFEERVVPVCSPALREHWHQSGQTLTLMPLLQLEADHNARWFNWSRLFRALGITQTPREPELVFNNYTLLLQAAIAGQGVAIGWRPLVDSMLDSGLLIPLLQEPVSSAYGYYLILPRARKLSPIVQHFADWLVTQSGPDTL from the coding sequence ATGCCAAAAGCCAATTTTCTGCCTCCTACCCCAAGCCTGCAGGCCTTCGAGGCTGCCGCACGGCTACACAATTTCACCGCTGCGGCGCGCGAGCTCGACAGCACCCAGTCAGCCATCAGCCAGCACATCAGCCGACTGGAAGAGGATCTTGGCGTCCAGCTATTCCAGCGGCTGCATCGGGGCGTACGCCTGACCGCAGGCGGCGAACTGCTGTTTGATGCCGTGAGCGAAAGCCTGAATCGGCTGCACAAGGGAATTGCCGCCGTCCAGCAGAAACAGGCCAAGGTCATCATCAATGTCGCCACGGACTTTGCGCTGGCGGCGTTCTGGCTGGTGCCCCGACTGGCGGACTTCAGAGCGCTCTACCCCGATACCGAGGTCAGGGTCATCACGGCGCAGCACCAGATCACGCCGGACCAGGCCGATATTGATGTCGCTATCAACTTTGGTGACGGTAGCGAAGCGCCCGGGCGCAGCGTACCCCTCTTCGAGGAGCGGGTTGTCCCCGTCTGCAGTCCGGCACTGCGTGAGCACTGGCACCAAAGCGGTCAGACCTTGACCCTGATGCCACTGCTGCAGCTGGAGGCGGATCATAACGCCCGCTGGTTTAACTGGTCGCGCCTCTTCAGGGCGCTGGGCATAACGCAAACGCCGCGCGAGCCTGAGCTGGTGTTCAACAACTACACCCTGCTGCTGCAGGCCGCTATTGCCGGCCAGGGCGTCGCTATTGGCTGGCGCCCGCTGGTGGACTCCATGCTCGACAGCGGCCTGCTTATTCCTCTGCTACAGGAGCCGGTCAGCTCGGCCTACGGCTATTACCTCATCCTGCCCAGGGCGAGAAAGCTCTCCCCCATCGTGCAGCATTTCGCCGACTGGCTGGTAACGCAAAGCGGGCCGGACACTCTCTGA